The window GCCAGATTTTTCACCATCAGGCCCTCACTGCTCTGGATTTGAACCCGTTCCTCATGAATTTCCACCGGATCAACCGAACGGATCGACCACTCCCGGCATTGTTCAGGAGTCAGAGCCTTAAATTCCTCCTGACTCCACTCTTTTGCAACGGCCCCCTCTTCCAGCCAAAGCGCCCGGTCCAGCAGATCCGCCAGATACCAGACCCTGTGTTCCGCAATCACAATGGTTTTCCCCTGCTTTTTTAATTGTTTTAACAATCCCTGCAGCCGCAGTATTTCTTCCTGATCCAAATTAGCGGAAGGTTCGTCAAGCACATAAATCTCCGGTTGTTCCATATATGCGGAAGCAATAGCAACCTTCTGCTTTTCTCCTCCTGACAATTCAAAGACACTTTTCTCCATCAGTGTGTGCAGATGATATTCCGCCACAACCTGCTGCAAGCGCCCCAAAATGTCATCTTTGGGAACCCCCTTATTTTCCAGTCCGTATACAACCTCGCTGGTGGTATCCAAATTAAAAAATTGCGTTCTTGGATTTTGAAAAACAGAGCCTACCGTTTCAGACAGTTTCCAGGTCGGCTGGTCGGCTGTATTTTCATTGTTAATCCACACCGAGCCGCTTAAAGTCCCTGGAATCTGTTCCGGAATCAGTCCATTGATCAGCTTTATTAGCGTTGTTTTTCCGCATCCGCTTTTCCCGCAGAGCATAACAAACTCTCCCCGTTTCACCTCCATACTGCAATGGAGCAAGCTGGCCTTTTCTTCTCCTTCATATGTAAATGTCACATCACAAATACGAATCATTTTGCCTCCCAATGATTTTTTACCCCAGCCAAATGGCTGCCCCTGCCAGCAGCAGGAAATACACCAGCACCAGTACATCCAATAACCGGATCCGGATCTCGACAATGGAAGTCTTGGGAGCTGGATTTTCTATTCCCCGGACAATGGCCGATTGTGCCAGTTCTTCACCGGTCTTTACCGCACTCATTAAAAGCGGTACATACATACTCTCTATTTTCTGTTCCATTCCCTTTATATTACGCAGACGCATGGCATTCCAAATTGCCGTCAGTTCATCCTTCAGCGTGGGAAAATATCTGGCGGACACCGCTACCGCCACTGAAACAGATAATGGAATATGCATTCTTCGGAAAGCCTCCAGCAAAACCCGGACCGGTGTTGTTGCGCAAAACAAAGCTACGGCCGCACCACACGGAAAAATCATTTTAAAATAAACAGCTACCGATATCATGCTGGCCAATGTGACATTTACATTAGGAATTACGAAAACCTGAATGACACATAAGACCAGATAACTGGCCAAAATCTGAAACATGGTTTTTCTGACTCCGAAACAATACATTAAAAATAAAATGCTGGACATAAAAATCCATTCTATGTATAACTTTGTATGGGAAAATACAATAACCACTGATAAAATGATCAGTATCATGCCGATCCGGGGATCCAATCCCCTGCTTTTTCCATACATTACTGAGCAACTCCTGCCTTTACAAAGTGTTTTCTCATCAGTTTAAAACCTAAAAACCCACCTGCTAAAGAACCAATCAGAATGCTGACGATAATAAAGATCATTGTCGGTGCGGAGACCAGCCGGCTTAACGCATCCAGATATTCGGCATTCATAAAATTTTCCGAATATTTCAAAAAGGACTCTTTGTGGAACCACAACAGATAAAAATCTCCAATAAATCCAAAAGAAAAGATAACATAAGAGATCATGATCCAGAACTTATTTTCAAACTGCCCTTTTCTGAGCGCCAGTTCAGCTAAAATACCGGCAATGATTTCTGAAACGATGATCGAAATTGCTGCTGAAATAAATATAATTCCAGTAACCAGACTGATCACAAAAACAGGTCCTGTTCTCCTGGTTTTTGCTACAATCAGCATATAAACCGGACCAATGAAAATCGCATCAAACATATGGGATGCAAACCATGCAACAGGCAGAATCCCTCCTAAGATCATAAAAAGAAAGCGGATCGCAATGCAAATCACCCCCAAAACAGATGCTATTATTATATCTTTCATACTCAATTTACTGCTGCTTTCTCTGCTCATTTTATCATTATCCTCCTTTGGCCATTTTACTTCATCACATCTTCTACTAAACCGGCAAGATAGCTTTCGTCCTCCAACACAAAAAAGTGGTTTCCTTTGAACTCGCGAATCTCAAAATGATTTGTAGTTACTTCTTTCCAACGCTTCATCATTTTTTTGTCTGCTCCTGCATCTTTTATGGCCGAATGGGCAATCACCGGAACATCAGTCCTTTCGCCGTTGTAGCAAAAGCTCTCATTCAATTGATAATCTCTTCTGATTTCAGGAAGGTAATAGCTCATAAACTGCTCATTCTGCAGCACAGCCTCCGGGGTGAGCTGATAACGCCTCAATTCCTCAATCAGGGCCTGATCATCCATATAAGTCTTGAACTCGGAAAAGTTCTCATCCTGGGGAGCCTGACGGCCTGCCACGATCAGCTTTTCCGGCCTCACCCCATATAACCGTTCCAGGATGCAGCAGACTTCAAATGCCAGAGCCGCCCCCATGCTGTGGCCAAACAGGCAAAAAGGTTCACTTCCTGTTTTAGCCAGTATCTGCTGTGCCAAAGTCTGTGCCAGCATTTTGCTGTTCCCAATAAACGGTTCCCCGCGCCTTGTTCCTTTTCCCATCAGCTCCACGCAGATGATTCTGACCGGCATTAATTTTGTGGTCCATTTCCGGTAAGATGCTGCGGTTCCGCCTGCATGGTGGAAACAAAATACATTCATTACCCTTTTCTCATTTCCCGCTCCCGGGTTAAGGATCAGCTTACTCTCAAAGGGAAATGTTTTCTCATACCCTGCTGCAGTTCCGTTCATTGGCTCACCTTCCAGCTGACTGATTCTTTTCTGACGTTAATAAAATCTGCGTAAATTCCCGGCTGTTTGATCAGCTCCTCATGTCTGCCTTTCTGTACGATATTCCCTTGATCCAAAACAATGATCTGCATTTCTCACTGTTTTTAACCGGTGAGCGATCATGATAATGGTTTTATTGTGAGTTAATGCCTCAATGGCCTTCTGTAAATCCGCTTCATTCTCAGGGTCCACATTGGCTGTCGCCTCATCGAGAATTACAATCGGGGCATTTTTAAGCATTGCCCTGGCAATGGAAATCCGCTGTTTTTCTCCTCCGGAAAGATTGCCCCCACCCTCTCCCAGCACCGTATGATAACCTTCCGGCAGCTGGCGGATAAACTCATCGCAGCAGGCAGCCTTAGCAGCCTTTACCACCTCTTCATGTGTGGCTTCCGGTCTGCCGAATTTAATGTTATTTTCGATGGTATCCTGAAACAGATACACGCTCTGGAACACCATACTGATATGCTCTAAAAGACTGTCCAGCGTATAGTTTCTGATATCGGTTCCTCCTAAAAGGATCCGGCCGCCGGTCACATCCCAAAACCTTGCGATCAAACTGCAAAGTGTGGATTTTCCGCCGCCGCTGGGTCCGATCACTGCCACAGTTGACTTTTCGGGAATAACCAGGTTGATTTTTTCCAGCACCTTTCTCTCACTTTTTTCATAACAAAAGTCAACATCCTGAAATTTGATTTCCATATTCTCCGGAACGATCTCCATTCCGTTCTGGTCCATAACGGGGGTCTCATCAATGGCATTTGCCTTATCCATCGAATCATTCAGCATCTGAAGCATGGAAGCCATATTACCCGCTGATTCCAGTTCACTGTAAACCATAAAGGAAGCAATGATCAGCAGCAGGCACTTTACAAGCTCCAGTCCTCCATCCAGATACAGACGGACAGTCATCAACAGGATTCCTGTACCGGCAGCCCTTACAATCAGCTGCTTTAACCCATCCCAGGGAACACTTTTTAAAGTCAGGTTAATGTTTTTTTCACAGCTTTTATGTATGGCATCATCAATTTCCTGATTTCCGGCAGCTTCCAGATTAAACGATTTCACCACGCTCATCCCCTGCACATATTCCAAAATCGCACCCACCAGTTCTTCCTGTGCAGTCTGCCGTTTCCCGGAGACAATGCGGGAGCGGCGCTGAGCCACTTCCGTAATGATCAGATAAATAATCATTCCCCCAAAAACCACCAGGCCGATTCTGAAATCAATGATCAGTACAGCGATGGAAAAAGCCAGAGACTGTAAGATGCCGCTCAGTATGATAGCCAGACTTCGGGCCGCCGTGTTTTCCACATCTCCAAGAGAAGTCGTTACAACTGCAGTTAGATTGCCAAGATTATTTTCATTAAAAAATCCCATAGGAATGTATTTTAACCGATCCCCGATATGCACTCTTTTATCAATGACCATACCATATCCGGTTTCAGTCTGTTTGATTACCGATCCATAAGTCGCCCAGGCTTTTCCGGCAATCGACACCAGCATAATCCCAAAAAGATATGCGGCGGTTTTTAGCTCACGGTTATCAGCCAGAACATTCTGAATCAAAATCAGCAATGCCCAAAACTGAAGCGCCGCAAAAACAGATCCCATAAAACTAATCCAGATTGACTGAACCAGCATCTTTTTCCGCTCTCCGGCAAAGGTAAAGATCTTCCGAAAAATATGTATCATTTCATTCCCTCCTCTACGCCTGATCCTTGACATCCATATGTGCATTCCACATTTCCTGATACAGAGGGCACTGAAGAAGCAGCTCATCCTGCCTGCCCGCCGCTTCAATCCTGCCATGGTTTACCACAACAATCTGATCCGCATCAACAATTGTGGATAAACGATGGGCAATTATGATCAATGTCTTTCCTTTGGTCAGGGAAGAAAGTGCTCTTTGAATTTCAGCTTCATTTTCCGGATCCATTGCTGCCGTAGCTTCATCTAAAATTACAATCGGGGCATTTTTAAGCATTGCTCTGGCAATGGTGATTCTTTGCCGCTCGCCGCCGGACAAACTGCTTCCGGCCGTTCCAACCAGGGTATCATAGCCATGTTCCAGTTTCCGGATAAATTCATCACAGCCGGCTCGTTTTGCCACTTCTTCCACCTCTTCATCCGATGCATTCAAATTGCCCATCCGGATATTCTCACGGATGCTGCGGTTAAATAAATACGTATCCTGTGAAACGTAAGCAATCTGACAATTAAGCTGCGACACAGGAATCTGTTTCATCTCAACACCGCCGATATGAATTTCACCTTCTGTTACATCCCAAAAGCCGGCAATCAATTTGGCCAGAGTGGATTTTCCGGAACCAGAGGGGCCTACCAGTGCCGTCATTGTCCCTGCAGGAATCCTTAAGCTGACATGATCAAGAGCCTGTTCATTGCCCGTTCCATATGTAAAAGATACATTGTTTAACTGAATATCACTTCCGTCCAATATTGCATCAGTTTCTGAACGGTTCAGTTCCCCGGCATTTAAAATATCGTTAATTTCTGCAACATTGGCACCAAGCACCGCAATATCATCTGTAAATGTGAAGGCAGCCATAATGGGCCCGATAATGCCCAGAGCTAAGATGATGATCGTCAGCAGTTCATGGAAAGCAATACTTCCTGTGGCCCAGAAATACAATCCGGCCGGCAGCACCGTCAGTAAATTGGCCGGAAGTATGGCCTGATATGCACACATTGTTTTCTGATTATCTCTCATCCAGTCAATATAGTAATTTCCGTTATAGGATACGGCATCAGCATACTTTTTATAGGATCCGGCTGACTGGTTAAAGGTCTTGATCACTTCTATTCCGTTGATGTATTCGATAATGGCATTTACCATTTTCCGGCCTGCAAGGACCGCCCCTTCATACCGCTTGGCATATCCTCTCATCCCATACATCATAACAGCCATTCCCACAATCAGTGTGATGATTGAGATAAATGCCATCCTCCAATCTAATATAAAAAGATAAATGAAAATAAAAATGGGAATCAATAGGTTCGCGGTCATCTCCGGAATCAGATGGGCCAATGTGGGTTCCATGCCTTCCACCCGCTCTACTATGACCGTTTTATACTGCCCGGAAGGGGTGTCCAATATGGTTCCCATGGGAAGCCGTGTCAGTTTTTTAATTAAACGGATCCGCAGATCCTTCAGCGATCTGTATGTGGCTTTATGGGATATGGACGTGGAAGTACAGGAAAATATGATTTTTACCAGATATCCTGCCAGCGCTGTCCCGCACCATGTAACATAAAAATGAAAGTCATCATTCCCTTCCAACAGCCCGCCTACCATTTGAGCCGCACAAAAATATGGGACAATTCCTCCTGCGACTCCGATCACTGCAAAAAAAATTGACAGAATGAACTGTGATTGATATTTTTTTCCCCATTCCATCAAAATACTGGCTGAAGATTGTTTTTCGTAATCCTCCATAAAAAAGACTCCTTCCTATCTCTTTCCCCTATTAGGCATGCAATGAGATATTTATCATAAAACATGCAGTTAGATACAACTAACCTTAGGGTGTTAAAAAGCGGAGCAGTCAGATACTCCGAACTTTAAACTCTTTAGATAACACTGATATTTTAATTCCAATTATGGCTTTTGTCAAGGTAAATTATGGCAGGTATGGAAATTACATGTAAAAGGATGTCTTTCTATCTTCTATATGATAGCAAAAAGGAACGTAATATTCTATTCTCTGGAATGCAGATCATAAAATATTACGTTCCTCACCGGGAATCAGGATGCATTGCTCTGATTATAATTCTATATCCAGAAGCTTAAACCACCCGGCTTCATAAAAAACATACAGCCGCTCAATATATTCTCTGGCTTTTTCCCGCGGCATATCGTGAATTACGGTTTCGAAAATACCAGAAAACAAAGCATTGGAGACAATATGAACCAGCTCTTTATCGATCCTTAACTGCTTTCCTCTTTCCGATTGAAGCCGCTCAATAAAAGTCAGGCTGGCTTCTGCTTCAATTTGAACCAGCTGATCCATATAATTCTCATAAACCGTTCCTGCGGAACAACAGCAAATCAATTTAAACTCTTCAAAGTGGTCATAAACATATTCAATTAACCAATTCTGGTCATGTTTCGCAAGCTGGTCCAGGTTTTCGATCTGATGATCCACATCCAGATCCCAAAACTCCTGCTGCTGATCTCTGTACCGATTCTCAAGCTGCTCAGCAGCCTCTGATACGAGTGCGTGAAACAGTGCCTGTTTATCAGTAAAATAAATATAAACAGCACCGGTTGTGGCCCCTGCCGATCTTGCGATGTTCCGCATGGATGCTTTTTGGTACCCCTGGGTTAAGAATTCCTGCTTCCCTGCATCCAAAATGGCTTGTTTTAATTTTTCATTCGTTGGTCTCATTGGCTGCCTCCAAATTTCATTTCCTTTCAGGGCCCCATTTTGCTTACAGAATACCCTTTAATTTTTATTCTTAAATTTAAAAAATAATTTGACAAATTGTCCTGAAATGATACGATATAACATAAAAACATGATTTTCCTTGGGAGGATTCCATGATTGAGAATTATCATTTAGAAGTTAACAAATCTGTATTTTCCCATGAGGAAAAACATTTACTGCAATTTGTCCCGAACGAAAGAAAAGAAAAAATACTAAGGTACCGTTTTTTTTCCGACCGCCTGCTGTCTCTGTATGCAGCGCTGCTGACGCGGATGGTCGTGAGCAGACGAATGGGAGTTCCCGCAGATAAACTGGAAATAGCTTATGAAGCAATGGGAAAGCCTTATTTGGCAAACACAGAAAATTTGTACTTTAATTTATCTCATACCCGGAGTTGTATTTTACTTTGTATATCCGATCATCAGCCGGTGGGGGCAGATATTGAAAAACTTAATCCCCCTCCATTTGAAATTATGGAAACAGTCTTCCATCCGGATGAGATATCTTACATTGAGTCCGCTTCAATAAATACAAACGTGCATAAGTTTTATGAGATATGGACAAAAAAAGAAGCTTATCTAAAAAAGACCGGCACCGGTTTTATCCAAGATCCCAGCCTTATTAATACACGGATGCTTCCGGTGGATTACTGCAGCTACCAGGCAGGTGATTACTTTTGCACGATATGCAGTGATACGATCGGTAAAATCATAAGGCATAACATAACGGAAACAGATATTTTGAACTTTTTTCAGTCTTAATACAAAGCAACATGTTCCGTTTCGAATTTAGTGTACTGAATTTTTCCAAAATAATCAAGTACCTATGTGTGAGGAATCATTGATACTTAAGGAATCCAACAGAAGGCAGGGGAAAAAGGGGCCAAAGAATTTTCCAATTACAAAAAAAGAGAGGGGATCAACCGCCTCTCTTGTCAGGTTATTTCATGGTCCAGCGGATATTCGCAATCCGCTTTGCTGCCTCATATGATAAAAAAAGGACACCGCCTGGAAACCTTAATTATTTTGCGGTCCTATGTACTCGGCACTGCCGAATGCCAGAATTGGGAAAAATATTAACGGCAGCAGCACTAAGCCAACTGCAAACCCGCCGCCCTTTCCAAAAGCCTTGGAAATCTTGACACAGTAGATAATATATAAAACCAGGGAAGCCAGCCCTGCAAGACTGCTTAAAAATCCAACTTCTGCAAATCCTCCGATCATAGAAACTACCCATAAGATCATTACCGCAACAAAATAGCTTATATTTCCAAAAGCAATATCAGACGAAATATAAATATTGTAAATTGGTATCAAAGCCGCCCAGCCTGGCTTGCCGGCTTTTGAAAAAATTCTCCAATTGGTAACAATAAAGAAAATACAAGCACCTAAACCAAATACTAAAAGAAAAATACCAAATACAGCTAAAGAAGCATACAAATCACTATACACACTCAATTCCTCCATATATCTTTTCTAGTTATTATTCATTAGTCATCTCATTACCCGGTAATACCGGCTATCCACTGTTACTTCTTTCTCTTTTTTATGATAGCCGTGGCAATTGCAATACCTGCTGCCACAAAAAACAGTATGTTTACCAGATTACTTGTCAGTCCGTACATATTACTTTTCTCCTTTTTTTCCCATTTACCACATATTTTAACATGCCTGATTCTGCTCATCAACTGGCATTGGGTACATCAAAACACTTATCGGATACATGGTGTGTCATATTCTTGCTGTAATTACCAAAATATGGTATAGTGGATGAATAAGTACAGGCATGGGAAACATTGTCCGGTTCTTTTCTCCCTTTCAGGGTGAACAAAACAAACAGGAGGAATGAAAACTTCATGAAAAAAATCATAAAATTATTTGCAGTCGCAGCCCTTCTGTCCGTATCCATGGCATTAACCGCCCATGCGGGAGCCTGGAAGCAGGACGGCCATGGCTGGTGGTGGCAGGACAGCGATAAATCCTACCCCTCCTCCACATGGAAATGGATCGATTCCGATGGGGATGGCATGGCAGAATGCTACTATTTCGATGAAAACGGCTATCTTTTGACCGGAACCACTGCCCCTGACGGCAGCATTGTCAATGAATCCGGTGCATGGACCGATGAGGGCGTTGTCCGTCAAAGGGCCTCATCCCCGTCTGCCTCACGGAACATGAACCGGAAAGGGCTGGAGCTTTACCAGGAAGCAGACCAAAAAAGCTCCGGACTGCCGGGTCTGGATATCTCCGCAGATATCGGGATGAATTTTTACTATGACTGGCTGGAGATACCTATCACCATGAACATGCAGCTAAAATATCATGACTTAAACACTCCTGGTATGGAATTTCTTTCCCAGACCGATATTGATATGATGGGAATACGTAAATCAGAAACTTCCTTCTACACCAACGGCTGCTATTATTCCGACATGGGAGAGTATGATAAATACAAGATG of the Lacrimispora indolis DSM 755 genome contains:
- a CDS encoding ABC transporter ATP-binding protein gives rise to the protein MIRICDVTFTYEGEEKASLLHCSMEVKRGEFVMLCGKSGCGKTTLIKLINGLIPEQIPGTLSGSVWINNENTADQPTWKLSETVGSVFQNPRTQFFNLDTTSEVVYGLENKGVPKDDILGRLQQVVAEYHLHTLMEKSVFELSGGEKQKVAIASAYMEQPEIYVLDEPSANLDQEEILRLQGLLKQLKKQGKTIVIAEHRVWYLADLLDRALWLEEGAVAKEWSQEEFKALTPEQCREWSIRSVDPVEIHEERVQIQSSEGLMVKNLAVKRGRRILWEHLSFTALKGTVVAICGKNGAGKTTLVQCLCGLRKCKQGELYLDGRRMNRKQLCKSSFLIMQDVNHQLFSDSVLSEVMLGNGASEKEAIEILDTMELSGFLEKHPMALSGGQKQRLAVATGCLSEKEIIIFDEPTSGLDLDNMKRVGDLINMLCEKNKIVIVITHDLEFINHLRASVVTIG
- a CDS encoding energy-coupling factor transporter transmembrane component T family protein, with the protein product MYGKSRGLDPRIGMILIILSVVIVFSHTKLYIEWIFMSSILFLMYCFGVRKTMFQILASYLVLCVIQVFVIPNVNVTLASMISVAVYFKMIFPCGAAVALFCATTPVRVLLEAFRRMHIPLSVSVAVAVSARYFPTLKDELTAIWNAMRLRNIKGMEQKIESMYVPLLMSAVKTGEELAQSAIVRGIENPAPKTSIVEIRIRLLDVLVLVYFLLLAGAAIWLG
- a CDS encoding MptD family putative ECF transporter S component: MSRESSSKLSMKDIIIASVLGVICIAIRFLFMILGGILPVAWFASHMFDAIFIGPVYMLIVAKTRRTGPVFVISLVTGIIFISAAISIIVSEIIAGILAELALRKGQFENKFWIMISYVIFSFGFIGDFYLLWFHKESFLKYSENFMNAEYLDALSRLVSAPTMIFIIVSILIGSLAGGFLGFKLMRKHFVKAGVAQ
- a CDS encoding thioesterase II family protein; its protein translation is MNGTAAGYEKTFPFESKLILNPGAGNEKRVMNVFCFHHAGGTAASYRKWTTKLMPVRIICVELMGKGTRRGEPFIGNSKMLAQTLAQQILAKTGSEPFCLFGHSMGAALAFEVCCILERLYGVRPEKLIVAGRQAPQDENFSEFKTYMDDQALIEELRRYQLTPEAVLQNEQFMSYYLPEIRRDYQLNESFCYNGERTDVPVIAHSAIKDAGADKKMMKRWKEVTTNHFEIREFKGNHFFVLEDESYLAGLVEDVMK
- a CDS encoding ABC transporter ATP-binding protein codes for the protein MIHIFRKIFTFAGERKKMLVQSIWISFMGSVFAALQFWALLILIQNVLADNRELKTAAYLFGIMLVSIAGKAWATYGSVIKQTETGYGMVIDKRVHIGDRLKYIPMGFFNENNLGNLTAVVTTSLGDVENTAARSLAIILSGILQSLAFSIAVLIIDFRIGLVVFGGMIIYLIITEVAQRRSRIVSGKRQTAQEELVGAILEYVQGMSVVKSFNLEAAGNQEIDDAIHKSCEKNINLTLKSVPWDGLKQLIVRAAGTGILLMTVRLYLDGGLELVKCLLLIIASFMVYSELESAGNMASMLQMLNDSMDKANAIDETPVMDQNGMEIVPENMEIKFQDVDFCYEKSERKVLEKINLVIPEKSTVAVIGPSGGGKSTLCSLIARFWDVTGGRILLGGTDIRNYTLDSLLEHISMVFQSVYLFQDTIENNIKFGRPEATHEEVVKAAKAACCDEFIRQLPEGYHTVLGEGGGNLSGGEKQRISIARAMLKNAPIVILDEATANVDPENEADLQKAIEALTHNKTIIMIAHRLKTVRNADHCFGSREYRTERQT
- a CDS encoding ABC transporter ATP-binding protein, whose product is MEDYEKQSSASILMEWGKKYQSQFILSIFFAVIGVAGGIVPYFCAAQMVGGLLEGNDDFHFYVTWCGTALAGYLVKIIFSCTSTSISHKATYRSLKDLRIRLIKKLTRLPMGTILDTPSGQYKTVIVERVEGMEPTLAHLIPEMTANLLIPIFIFIYLFILDWRMAFISIITLIVGMAVMMYGMRGYAKRYEGAVLAGRKMVNAIIEYINGIEVIKTFNQSAGSYKKYADAVSYNGNYYIDWMRDNQKTMCAYQAILPANLLTVLPAGLYFWATGSIAFHELLTIIILALGIIGPIMAAFTFTDDIAVLGANVAEINDILNAGELNRSETDAILDGSDIQLNNVSFTYGTGNEQALDHVSLRIPAGTMTALVGPSGSGKSTLAKLIAGFWDVTEGEIHIGGVEMKQIPVSQLNCQIAYVSQDTYLFNRSIRENIRMGNLNASDEEVEEVAKRAGCDEFIRKLEHGYDTLVGTAGSSLSGGERQRITIARAMLKNAPIVILDEATAAMDPENEAEIQRALSSLTKGKTLIIIAHRLSTIVDADQIVVVNHGRIEAAGRQDELLLQCPLYQEMWNAHMDVKDQA
- a CDS encoding TetR/AcrR family transcriptional regulator, with amino-acid sequence MRPTNEKLKQAILDAGKQEFLTQGYQKASMRNIARSAGATTGAVYIYFTDKQALFHALVSEAAEQLENRYRDQQQEFWDLDVDHQIENLDQLAKHDQNWLIEYVYDHFEEFKLICCCSAGTVYENYMDQLVQIEAEASLTFIERLQSERGKQLRIDKELVHIVSNALFSGIFETVIHDMPREKAREYIERLYVFYEAGWFKLLDIEL
- a CDS encoding 4'-phosphopantetheinyl transferase family protein yields the protein MIENYHLEVNKSVFSHEEKHLLQFVPNERKEKILRYRFFSDRLLSLYAALLTRMVVSRRMGVPADKLEIAYEAMGKPYLANTENLYFNLSHTRSCILLCISDHQPVGADIEKLNPPPFEIMETVFHPDEISYIESASINTNVHKFYEIWTKKEAYLKKTGTGFIQDPSLINTRMLPVDYCSYQAGDYFCTICSDTIGKIIRHNITETDILNFFQS
- a CDS encoding DUF5684 domain-containing protein, producing the protein MYSDLYASLAVFGIFLLVFGLGACIFFIVTNWRIFSKAGKPGWAALIPIYNIYISSDIAFGNISYFVAVMILWVVSMIGGFAEVGFLSSLAGLASLVLYIIYCVKISKAFGKGGGFAVGLVLLPLIFFPILAFGSAEYIGPQNN